The Humulus lupulus chromosome 4, drHumLupu1.1, whole genome shotgun sequence genome has a window encoding:
- the LOC133832050 gene encoding pheromone-processing carboxypeptidase KEX1-like, producing the protein MQAQLSRIETSQKVLISEVDSIKTIVNGLSSHFDSSILKLHELILSHILGKQKKAMHDESNVVELDSEKVRDKEDEVSTDCVIEEKSDDEEDEKDDDEEDDDKDEEEEEGEDEDEDESDEENNGFDHDEDADADDDPIGEEENSEDREKE; encoded by the exons ATGCAAGCCCAGTTGTCAAGAATAGAAACAAGTCAAAAGGTTCTTATTTCAGAGGTTGATTCTATAAAGACAATTGTTAATGGATTAAGTTCTCATTTTGATTCATCCATTTTAAAGCTGCATGAACTTATTCTTTCCCATATTTTGGGAAAACAG AAGAAGGCAATGCATGATGAATCTAATGTTGTTGAGTTGGATTCTGAGAAAGTTCGCGATAAGGAGGACGAGGTTTCCACTGATTGTGTCATTGAGGAAAAGTCTGATGATGAAGAGGACGaaaaagatgatgatgaagaggaTGATGACAAggatgaggaggaggaggagggtgaggatgaggatgaggatgagTCTGATGAAGAAAATAATGGTTTTGATCATGATGAAGATGCAGATGCAGATGATGATCCTATTGGAGAAGAGGAAAATAGTGAAGATAGAGAAAAAGAATAA
- the LOC133832051 gene encoding uncharacterized protein LOC133832051: protein MVRPLKEERTWQCNVIFLRSGKELENPFKKIIRLQKVVDEKKDKVEEEINESLEKKQSPVSFEHHIKIPYPRRLQKKTLDKEFSKFLDYFKKLHIKIPFAEALEKVSSYVKFMKEILSKKRKLEDYEMVVLTEECSTILQKKLPPKLKDSSSFTIPCTIGNVVFEKALCDLRASVNLMPLSIYRKLKLGEVCPTTVSLQMVDRSVKHPRGIIEDVLVKVDKFIFPMNFIILHMEEDENIPIIIGRPFLATGRALINVQKGELKFRVQQEVTFNVFAASEIPTYCRVDVITGGGSKVEVIKRKVIAQDGS, encoded by the exons ATGGTGCGA CCTTTGaaggaggaaagaacttggcaatGCAATGTGATATTCTTGAGGAGTGGTAAGGAATTAGAAAATCCATTCAAGAAGATTATTAGATTACAAAAAGTGGTTGATGAGAAGAAGGATAAGGTGGAAGAAGAGATTAATGAGAGCCTTGAGAAGAAGCAGTCACCTGTGAGTTTTGAGCACCACATAAAAATTCCATATCCTCGGAGGCTGCAAAAGAAGACACTTGACAAGGAGTTTTCCAAGTTCTTAGATTACTTTAAAAAACTTCACATTAAAATTCCCTTTGCTGAGGCACTTGAAAAAGTGTCAAGTTatgtgaagttcatgaaggaaatattgtcaaagaaaaggaaactGGAGGACTATGAGATGGTGGtacttactgaggagtgcagtaCAATACTCCAaaagaaactacctcccaagcttaaagattcGAGTAGTTTCACCATTCCTTGTACTATAGGGAATGTGGTTTTTGAGAAGGCACTTTGTGATTTAAGGGCAAGTGTGAATCTGATGCCTCTATCTATCTATAGAAAATTGAAATTGGGAGAAGTTTGCCCTACTACTGTGTCCTTACAAATGGTGGATCGTTCAGTGAAGCACCCaagaggtattattgaggatgtattggtgaaagtggaCAAATTCATCTTTCCTATGAACTTTATTATTCTtcatatggaggaagatgaaaatattccgaTTATTATTGGGAGACCATTTTTAGCTACTGGAAGGGCGCTAATTAATGTACAGAAAGGGGAATTGAAGTTCCGCGTGCAACAAGAGGTCACTTTTAATGTTTTTGCTGCAAGTGAAATTCCAACTTATTGTAGAGTGGATGTGATAACAGGAGGTGGTAGCAAGGTGGAAGTTATCAAGAGAAAGGTCATTGCTCAAGATGGTAGTTGA